In Tachysurus fulvidraco isolate hzauxx_2018 chromosome 3, HZAU_PFXX_2.0, whole genome shotgun sequence, a single window of DNA contains:
- the LOC113647442 gene encoding fibroblast growth factor 19-like produces MMLFAGFFLLFHFSLSHPLTNYSPSLHDSSPVLAYGDQVRQRHLYVENKDNSLFVEILLNGTVSVAQSPTPYTVLELKAVKPGYTAIRGVRSSLYLCLNADGHLFALGVFLDADCSFREMVQPTGYTHFLSAHHRLPVSLSMKGSHGKHTLSFSQFLPVRTHLFMEIQGYEETSRFLTAADLDSDDPLRLTNTHQDLRSPLFHIDQ; encoded by the exons atgatgctgtttgcaggattttttttacttttccatttctctctctcacaccctctcaCTAACTACTCTCCATCCCTCCATGATTCCTCTCCGGTATTGGCCTACGGCGATCAAGTTCGGCAGAGACACCTGTATGTgg AAAATAAAGACAACAGCCTGTTTGTTGAGATTTTACTCAACGGCACAGTGTCAGTAGCTCAGAGTCCGACACCTTACA cgGTGTTAGAGCTAAAAGCCGTAAAACCAGGTTACACAGCGATTCGGGGTGTGAGGTCATCGCTGTACCTGTGTCTGAATGCAGACGGTCACTTATTTGCTCTG GGTGTGTTTCTAGATGCTGATTGTTCCTTCAGAGAGATGGTACAGCCTACTGGTTAcactcacttcctgtctgctcACCACAGACTTCCTGTTTCCCTCAGTATGAAAGGTTCTCATGGGAAACACACTCTCAGTTTCTCTCAGTTTCTACCAGTCAGAACCCATCTGTTTATGGAGATACAAGGATATGAAGAGACATCGAGGTTTCTGACTGCTGCAGATTTGGATTCAGATGATCCTCTAagactgacaaacacacatcagGACCTGAGAAGTCCACTGTTTCACATCGACCAATAA